A genomic window from Cytobacillus suaedae includes:
- a CDS encoding methyl-accepting chemotaxis protein, whose protein sequence is MKKSEYFLKKIKALFSSRKQPKLAKARNGFKPKLKLNRHSIGFKINIAFIISVTAFGVILSSIVSPYIGKNMEQSIQKQSTMVAETQIKSIQTYVDTTVEELQLMSDSLKQKNDKEISNGYAKMRGSNKKFLDIYHIGQDGMEQMRQGYKSVVSDRKDDAVFSGVMDNDLYISSAESRENYIGSRYYIEAAVSVTDLLNRPIGIIGTYIDMNTLWNEVTSGIDQSTEQKMYIVSKEGSLVATTDKSWQNEQVDAEGNYLNLLAHEGIKQMVSQIEETDFSDSSILNGSGIFNNQNNNEQVTSYTYDHNLGLAVFVETPTKVAFAAISDIQRIIYLIIFASIIAVTIFSVIFSRRLVSPINKLIGASNRISNGDLTSLTEIHRKDEIGALATSFDSMITNLRGIVTQTKNASNLTFNTSQRLKETAEDVAAASQEINAAIEQIAFGAENQVAISQSNDEKITTLLNIATKLDEQKSEVIQTAVFTQKTIATNQQILDSLINGVQSLAVSTSDSANEVKVLEDRTNQIRNIVQTSREIADQTNLLALNASIEAARAGEHGKGFAVVADEVRKLAQASRQASNEVETIINNVVGSIAIVNDKMSSSIKQAKEESLSAEQAKQALLEIIKSMDSVLGSVELMDKLVSEQTEHVVEIQEKSKEALHVATDATSSTEEVAAASVQTSSNMNSVITHIESLLDMASDLQKSVERFKLEEE, encoded by the coding sequence ATGAAAAAGTCAGAATATTTCTTAAAAAAAATCAAAGCTTTATTCAGTTCCCGGAAGCAACCAAAATTAGCAAAAGCAAGAAATGGTTTTAAACCTAAACTAAAGTTAAATAGACATTCCATAGGTTTTAAAATCAATATTGCTTTTATCATTTCTGTTACCGCTTTCGGTGTAATTCTTAGCTCAATTGTGTCTCCATACATTGGAAAGAACATGGAGCAAAGTATCCAAAAACAATCAACAATGGTTGCTGAGACACAGATAAAAAGTATACAAACCTATGTCGATACTACTGTTGAAGAATTACAATTAATGTCGGATTCTTTAAAACAAAAAAACGATAAAGAAATTAGTAATGGTTACGCTAAAATGCGTGGATCAAATAAGAAGTTCCTCGATATTTATCATATAGGTCAAGATGGCATGGAACAAATGCGACAAGGCTATAAGTCAGTTGTTAGTGACCGTAAAGATGATGCCGTTTTTTCTGGCGTTATGGACAATGACCTTTACATTAGTTCTGCTGAATCACGTGAAAATTATATTGGTTCTAGATATTATATTGAAGCAGCCGTATCGGTTACAGATTTACTGAATAGACCAATCGGTATTATTGGTACATATATTGATATGAATACATTATGGAATGAAGTAACGAGTGGCATTGACCAAAGCACAGAACAAAAAATGTATATCGTATCCAAAGAGGGTTCCCTAGTAGCAACAACTGATAAAAGCTGGCAAAATGAGCAGGTTGATGCGGAAGGAAACTACTTAAACCTCTTAGCTCATGAAGGAATTAAGCAAATGGTGAGTCAAATCGAAGAAACAGATTTCTCCGATTCTTCAATATTAAATGGTTCTGGAATTTTTAATAATCAAAATAACAATGAACAAGTTACATCTTATACGTATGATCATAATCTTGGCCTTGCAGTGTTTGTAGAAACTCCTACAAAGGTTGCCTTTGCAGCTATCTCTGATATTCAACGAATTATATATTTAATTATATTTGCTTCAATTATTGCTGTTACGATTTTCTCAGTTATCTTCTCTAGAAGATTAGTTTCACCTATTAATAAACTAATAGGTGCTTCAAATCGAATTTCAAATGGAGACTTGACGAGTCTAACTGAAATTCATCGTAAAGATGAGATTGGAGCTCTAGCTACATCATTTGATAGTATGATTACAAACCTAAGAGGCATTGTAACGCAAACGAAAAATGCATCCAATTTAACTTTTAATACTTCTCAACGCTTAAAAGAAACTGCAGAAGATGTAGCCGCAGCATCTCAAGAGATCAATGCTGCAATTGAGCAGATTGCATTTGGGGCAGAGAATCAAGTTGCAATTAGTCAGAGCAATGATGAGAAAATAACAACTCTATTAAATATTGCTACTAAATTAGATGAACAGAAGTCTGAAGTGATACAGACTGCTGTATTTACACAAAAAACAATAGCAACTAACCAACAAATACTTGATAGTCTAATAAATGGTGTTCAAAGTCTTGCAGTCTCAACTTCAGACTCTGCAAATGAAGTTAAAGTACTAGAAGATCGTACCAATCAAATACGAAATATTGTACAAACTTCACGTGAGATTGCAGATCAGACAAATCTACTTGCACTTAATGCTAGTATTGAAGCTGCCCGTGCAGGTGAACATGGTAAAGGCTTTGCAGTTGTGGCAGATGAAGTACGAAAACTTGCCCAAGCAAGTAGACAGGCATCAAATGAAGTTGAAACCATTATTAATAATGTAGTTGGTTCAATTGCAATTGTGAACGATAAAATGAGTAGTAGTATAAAGCAAGCAAAAGAAGAAAGCCTTTCAGCTGAACAAGCAAAACAAGCTTTACTTGAAATCATTAAATCGATGGATTCTGTTCTTGGTTCTGTTGAATTAATGGATAAACTAGTATCTGAACAAACAGAGCACGTAGTAGAAATACAAGAAAAATCTAAAGAGGCTCTTCATGTGGCAACCGATGCAACTTCAAGCACAGAAGAGGTTGCAGCTGCGTCAGTTCAAACATCCAGTAATATGAATTCAGTAATCACTCATATCGAATCTTTATTAGATATGGCTTCTGATTTACAAAAATCGGTTGAACGTTTTAAATTAGAAGAAGAATAA
- a CDS encoding YjbA family protein produces the protein MLYLHDIWVNWFEGEENGYNVCHFHEWRKDDSVELLDQVPLLKVDSLLFDYIENDLMELPQQLLGDIFQKAYVRKNHERIQLDYCFVVTDGQGILAVDTIGYNIPIRKSRLIPRQEQLVYDMVSEQEAIPYSFDHIRISSEKEYHILSPSPDEMKGLTRKERQLKQLLFMALDQLQSTKNAAEIRYWYTEWNPKKYEPIQTMTFEEVWQSLYEETRSGWSPKHIQLCENLIKGQPFFEKLWELEQETKVN, from the coding sequence ATGTTGTATCTTCATGATATTTGGGTAAATTGGTTTGAAGGTGAAGAGAACGGATATAATGTTTGTCACTTCCACGAGTGGCGTAAAGATGATAGTGTTGAACTTTTAGACCAAGTCCCTTTACTTAAGGTAGATTCTCTGTTATTTGACTATATTGAGAATGATTTAATGGAATTACCGCAACAGCTTTTAGGTGATATTTTTCAAAAAGCATATGTACGAAAAAATCATGAACGGATTCAACTAGATTATTGTTTCGTAGTTACTGATGGACAAGGTATTTTAGCCGTTGATACAATCGGGTACAATATCCCGATTCGTAAGAGTCGTTTAATTCCGAGACAAGAGCAGCTCGTATACGATATGGTGAGTGAACAAGAAGCAATTCCATATAGCTTTGACCATATCCGTATATCATCTGAAAAGGAATATCACATCCTTTCGCCTTCACCAGATGAAATGAAGGGGCTAACTAGAAAAGAAAGACAACTTAAACAGCTATTGTTTATGGCTCTTGATCAATTACAATCAACGAAAAATGCTGCAGAGATCCGTTATTGGTATACCGAATGGAATCCAAAGAAATATGAACCTATTCAAACTATGACTTTTGAAGAGGTATGGCAGAGCTTATATGAAGAAACAAGAAGTGGTTGGTCTCCAAAACATATTCAATTGTGTGAGAATTTAATTAAGGGACAGCCCTTTTTTGAAAAGCTATGGGAATTAGAGCAGGAGACAAAAGTGAATTAA
- a CDS encoding peptide ABC transporter substrate-binding protein: protein MNRAKLLLLLAFTLVLSSFLAACGTADEDAGQGGDAPKEDVEQVLNILETAEIPTMDTVMGTDAIAFNVANQVFEGLYRLDENNQATEGMAIDHTVSEDGTVYTFNLREDAKWSNGDPVTANDFVFAWRRAVDPATGSEYGPYMMSGVVVNATQVSEGQVPPDQLGIKAIDEHTLEVTLERPVPYFDSLMTFPTFYPQNEKFVTEQGDQYALEAANMVYNGPFTLSSWEHEVGWTMTKNPDYWDADVVSLDTINVKVVKDPATSANLYDTGSVDISSPLSSDFVDKYKTHEDFINYGNAVTFYFKFNQTRNPALANVDVRKAISMAVDEQGITDVILNNGSIPANGLVPRNFVSHPETKEDFREHGDFNAYNVEEAKKHWQQALDTLGVSEVTIEVLGGDTETSIKMQDFIKNQLETNLEGLTINLKNVPFAQRLDLDTAMDYDIQFAGWGPDYLDAMSFMDLWVTDGGNNKMGYSNPEYDRLISEAKTTLAADPVARFEAMQEAERILLEEDAAIGPLYQRGTAQLMQEYVKNVYIHPFGPDYSYKWTKIEK, encoded by the coding sequence ATGAACAGAGCAAAATTATTGCTATTGTTAGCATTTACACTTGTATTAAGTAGCTTTTTAGCTGCATGTGGTACAGCTGATGAAGATGCTGGACAAGGTGGAGATGCTCCAAAAGAGGACGTAGAACAAGTACTTAATATTCTAGAAACAGCTGAAATCCCAACCATGGATACAGTAATGGGTACGGATGCTATTGCATTCAACGTAGCAAACCAAGTATTTGAAGGTTTATACAGATTAGATGAAAACAATCAAGCTACAGAAGGTATGGCAATTGACCATACTGTAAGTGAAGATGGAACTGTTTATACGTTTAATCTTCGTGAAGATGCAAAATGGTCTAATGGAGACCCAGTTACAGCAAATGATTTCGTATTCGCTTGGAGACGTGCAGTTGATCCAGCAACTGGTTCAGAATACGGTCCTTATATGATGAGTGGTGTAGTTGTAAATGCAACACAAGTATCTGAGGGTCAAGTACCTCCAGATCAGTTAGGTATTAAAGCTATTGATGAACACACTTTAGAGGTAACTTTAGAACGCCCAGTACCTTACTTTGATTCATTAATGACATTTCCAACTTTTTATCCTCAAAATGAAAAGTTTGTAACAGAACAAGGTGACCAATACGCTCTTGAAGCTGCAAACATGGTTTACAATGGTCCGTTTACACTTTCAAGCTGGGAGCATGAAGTTGGTTGGACTATGACTAAAAATCCTGATTATTGGGATGCGGATGTTGTAAGCCTAGACACAATTAATGTAAAGGTAGTTAAAGACCCTGCAACTTCAGCAAACTTATACGATACTGGTTCAGTTGATATCTCAAGTCCTTTATCATCTGACTTTGTTGATAAATATAAAACTCATGAAGATTTCATTAATTATGGAAATGCGGTTACTTTCTATTTCAAATTTAATCAAACACGTAATCCTGCTTTAGCTAACGTAGATGTGCGTAAAGCAATCTCTATGGCTGTTGATGAGCAAGGTATTACAGATGTTATTTTAAATAACGGCTCTATCCCTGCAAATGGTTTAGTTCCTAGAAACTTTGTATCACACCCAGAAACGAAAGAAGATTTCCGTGAACATGGTGACTTCAACGCATATAACGTAGAAGAAGCTAAGAAACATTGGCAGCAAGCGCTTGATACATTAGGCGTATCTGAAGTAACGATTGAAGTTCTTGGTGGAGATACAGAAACATCTATTAAAATGCAAGACTTTATTAAGAACCAACTTGAAACAAATCTTGAAGGATTAACAATCAATCTTAAAAACGTACCATTTGCTCAACGTTTAGACCTTGATACAGCAATGGACTATGATATTCAATTTGCTGGTTGGGGACCTGACTACCTAGATGCAATGTCATTTATGGATCTTTGGGTTACTGATGGTGGAAATAATAAAATGGGTTACTCAAATCCTGAATATGACAGATTAATCAGTGAAGCTAAAACTACTTTAGCAGCTGATCCTGTTGCTCGTTTTGAAGCTATGCAAGAAGCTGAACGTATTCTGTTAGAAGAGGATGCTGCAATTGGACCATTATACCAACGCGGTACGGCTCAATTAATGCAAGAATACGTGAAAAACGTTTATATCCATCCATTTGGTCCAGATTACAGCTATAAATGGACAAAAATTGAGAAATAA
- a CDS encoding ABC transporter permease: protein MVTYIIRRIIMAIPLLIGITILSFAIVKMAPGGATTLLMDPNIKPADLEKFYEKYGLNDPIHVQYGKWLGNMVQGDFGTSLVRKGTPVSEMIMNRLPATLLLMGVSTILAILISIPFGVLSATKPYSKTDYTVTVTSFLGLATPNFWLGLVLIMFFSVKLGWFPTGGTQTLNAPFSIWDRLHHLVLPAFVLATADMAGLTRFTRTSMLEVVKQDYMRTARAKGFKSTKVIYKHGLRNGLIPVITIFGLMLPGFIGGSVIVESVFGWPGIGKLFIDSAFQRDYPVIMALTVISAVFVVIGNLMADILYAIFDPRIEY from the coding sequence ATGGTAACATATATCATTCGCCGTATAATAATGGCTATTCCCTTATTAATAGGAATTACCATACTATCTTTTGCTATTGTAAAAATGGCGCCAGGTGGGGCAACTACCTTATTAATGGATCCGAATATTAAGCCAGCTGATTTAGAGAAATTCTATGAGAAATATGGGTTAAATGACCCAATACATGTACAATACGGAAAATGGTTAGGAAATATGGTTCAGGGTGACTTCGGTACTTCTCTAGTACGTAAAGGAACTCCAGTTAGTGAAATGATTATGAACCGTTTACCTGCCACCCTATTATTAATGGGTGTTTCAACCATCTTAGCAATACTTATATCAATTCCTTTTGGGGTATTATCTGCGACCAAACCTTATTCTAAAACAGACTATACCGTTACGGTCACTTCCTTTCTGGGTCTAGCTACACCAAACTTTTGGCTGGGGTTAGTACTTATTATGTTCTTCTCGGTGAAACTTGGTTGGTTCCCAACAGGTGGTACTCAGACTTTGAATGCTCCTTTTAGTATTTGGGATCGACTACATCATTTAGTACTTCCAGCATTCGTTCTTGCAACAGCAGATATGGCAGGTCTTACACGTTTTACTCGTACGAGTATGCTAGAGGTTGTAAAGCAAGACTATATGAGAACTGCGCGTGCAAAAGGCTTCAAGTCAACAAAAGTTATTTACAAACATGGATTACGTAATGGATTAATACCAGTCATTACAATCTTCGGATTAATGCTACCAGGCTTTATTGGTGGATCTGTTATTGTAGAATCAGTATTCGGCTGGCCAGGAATCGGTAAACTATTTATTGACTCTGCATTCCAACGTGACTATCCAGTAATTATGGCCTTAACAGTTATTTCTGCAGTGTTTGTAGTAATAGGAAATCTAATGGCGGATATTTTATATGCAATCTTTGATCCGCGGATTGAGTATTAA
- a CDS encoding ABC transporter permease gives MSKHEEVLSKDLFKPAKLDLRESEVISQPSLNYWQDAWRRLRKNKAAILGLILMALLAFLAIFGPIMNDHGFNDQQLSRAKMPPKVPVLEHVPFLGLDGTVAGPDGTRVDVYEQKGIDDYFWFGTDGLGRDLWTRVWSGTRISLYIALLAAAIDMVIGVAYGGISAYYGGRTDNVMQRIIEVLVGIPNLVIVILMILILEPGIISITIALTITGWVGMARIVRGQILKLKNQEFVLASKTLGSKDSNIILKHLIPNVTGVIIINTMFTIPSAVFFEAFLSFIGLGLQAPTASLGTLIDDGYKSMQTFPHMMIFPAVVISLLMIAFNLMADGLRDALDPRMRD, from the coding sequence ATGAGCAAACATGAAGAAGTTCTATCAAAAGATTTATTTAAACCAGCTAAACTTGATTTAAGAGAAAGTGAAGTTATTTCTCAACCAAGCTTGAACTACTGGCAAGATGCTTGGCGTCGTCTTCGTAAAAATAAGGCAGCAATATTAGGTTTAATCTTAATGGCTTTACTTGCTTTTCTAGCGATTTTTGGACCTATTATGAATGACCATGGATTTAATGATCAGCAATTATCTCGTGCTAAAATGCCACCAAAAGTTCCTGTTCTGGAACATGTACCGTTTCTTGGGTTAGATGGTACAGTTGCAGGCCCAGATGGAACCCGTGTAGATGTGTATGAACAAAAAGGAATCGATGACTACTTTTGGTTCGGTACGGATGGACTAGGAAGAGATTTATGGACGCGTGTTTGGTCCGGAACTAGAATCTCATTATATATAGCGCTACTTGCTGCTGCAATCGATATGGTTATAGGTGTAGCTTATGGCGGAATATCTGCTTACTATGGTGGCAGAACTGATAATGTCATGCAGCGTATTATTGAGGTACTAGTAGGAATACCAAACTTAGTCATTGTTATTTTAATGATTTTAATACTTGAACCTGGAATTATTTCGATTACTATAGCGTTGACCATAACCGGCTGGGTCGGAATGGCAAGGATTGTTCGTGGTCAAATATTAAAACTTAAAAACCAAGAATTTGTTCTTGCATCCAAAACACTCGGCTCGAAAGATTCAAATATTATCTTAAAGCATTTAATACCAAACGTAACTGGAGTTATTATTATTAATACAATGTTTACGATACCGAGTGCTGTATTCTTTGAGGCATTCCTAAGCTTTATTGGTCTTGGATTACAAGCCCCAACAGCTTCACTTGGAACGCTAATAGATGATGGCTACAAATCAATGCAAACTTTCCCACACATGATGATCTTCCCTGCTGTGGTAATCAGTTTATTAATGATTGCATTCAACTTAATGGCAGATGGATTACGTGATGCACTAGATCCAAGAATGCGTGATTAG
- a CDS encoding ABC transporter permease: MAKYLTQRIIYMIITLFLIASFTFFLMKLMPGTPFTNQEKMSEQQLLIVKEKYGLNDPVPVQYAKYMLNLVQGDMGISFQFNNREVTDLILDRIGPSAYLGLQSMIFGTVLGILLGILAALKQNTIYDYGSTILAVTGKSIPSFVFAGLLQYYVGVKLGWFPVAFWEGFEYTVLPTIALMMLPLSITARFMRTEMVEVLNSDYILLARAKGVTPFTIAFKHALRNALIPILTVLGPLAVGLMTGSLVIEKIFSIPGLGQQFVLSIQTNDYPVIMGTTLFFAALFIFIVFIVDILYGIVDPRIRLAGGKK; the protein is encoded by the coding sequence ATGGCTAAATATTTAACTCAACGTATTATCTACATGATCATCACTCTATTTCTAATCGCATCATTTACCTTCTTCCTAATGAAGCTCATGCCAGGTACTCCGTTTACAAATCAAGAAAAAATGTCAGAACAGCAGTTACTCATTGTAAAGGAAAAATATGGTCTAAATGATCCAGTTCCAGTGCAATATGCAAAATACATGTTAAACCTTGTGCAAGGGGACATGGGTATATCCTTCCAGTTCAATAATAGAGAGGTTACCGATTTAATATTGGACCGAATTGGGCCATCCGCGTATTTAGGGTTACAATCCATGATTTTTGGAACAGTACTTGGAATTTTACTTGGAATCCTTGCAGCGCTTAAACAGAACACGATATACGATTATGGCTCTACGATATTAGCTGTAACAGGTAAGTCTATTCCTTCATTTGTATTTGCCGGCTTACTTCAATATTATGTTGGTGTTAAATTAGGATGGTTCCCAGTTGCGTTCTGGGAAGGGTTTGAGTATACCGTTCTTCCAACAATTGCGTTAATGATGTTACCACTTTCAATTACAGCACGTTTTATGAGAACAGAAATGGTTGAAGTATTAAATTCTGATTATATTTTACTAGCGAGAGCAAAAGGGGTAACACCTTTTACGATTGCATTTAAACATGCGTTAAGAAATGCATTAATACCGATTCTAACAGTACTAGGTCCTTTGGCAGTCGGGTTAATGACAGGATCACTTGTTATTGAAAAGATTTTTTCAATCCCTGGATTAGGGCAACAGTTTGTTTTATCTATTCAAACAAATGATTACCCAGTTATTATGGGTACAACCCTCTTCTTCGCTGCATTGTTTATTTTTATCGTATTTATCGTGGATATCTTATATGGAATTGTTGATCCGCGTATACGTTTAGCGGGAGGTAAAAAATAA
- a CDS encoding DUF3899 domain-containing protein encodes MIQLLKRTSYLVSISIFLIFLLSYIYSRTVSLLSFINFTFFISSFFILLYLVLFVAKGGFFDGITYSFRRFTKQFSRTEVFAEDDLEQMALPSEMLKYKKTTPIILNGLILFVFMLVGLFFYYL; translated from the coding sequence ATGATTCAATTACTTAAAAGAACTTCATACTTAGTAAGTATCTCAATTTTTCTTATATTTCTTCTTTCCTATATATACAGTAGAACTGTTTCACTACTTTCATTTATCAACTTTACATTTTTCATTTCTAGTTTCTTTATATTGTTATATTTGGTGCTGTTTGTAGCCAAAGGTGGATTTTTTGATGGAATTACTTATAGTTTTAGACGCTTTACTAAACAATTTTCTAGAACTGAGGTATTTGCAGAGGATGATTTAGAACAAATGGCTCTTCCATCAGAAATGCTGAAATATAAGAAGACAACTCCTATCATTCTTAATGGACTAATCCTTTTTGTTTTCATGTTAGTTGGTTTGTTCTTTTACTACTTATAG
- the trpS gene encoding tryptophan--tRNA ligase encodes MKTIFSGIQPSGSVTLGNYIGAMKQFIELQKDYNCYFCIVDQHSITVPQDPIELRKNIRSLAALYLAIGIDPDKSTLFIQSEVPAHAQAGWMLQCVAYIGELERMTQYKDKSQGKEAVVAGLLTYPPLMAGDILLYNTDLVPVGEDQKQHIELTRDIGERFNKKYNDIFTIPEPRIPKDGARVMSLAEPTKKMSKSDPNTKSFITLLDTPKQIEKKIKSAVTDSDGIVEFDKENKPGISNLLSIYSVLTNKSIQELVQQYEGKGYGEFKSDLAQVVIEELTPIQEKYHSIINSPELDEILDKGAEKANLVASKMVKKMEKAMGLGRKRK; translated from the coding sequence ATGAAAACAATTTTTTCTGGAATCCAACCAAGTGGCTCTGTTACTTTGGGGAATTATATCGGAGCTATGAAGCAGTTTATAGAACTACAAAAAGACTATAACTGTTACTTTTGTATTGTAGATCAGCATTCAATTACAGTACCACAAGATCCTATTGAGCTTCGTAAAAACATTCGTAGCTTAGCAGCTCTTTACCTTGCTATTGGAATTGACCCTGATAAATCAACACTCTTTATTCAATCAGAGGTACCAGCTCATGCACAGGCTGGATGGATGTTACAATGCGTGGCATATATCGGCGAACTCGAGAGAATGACTCAATATAAGGATAAATCTCAAGGTAAAGAAGCAGTAGTAGCTGGGCTATTAACCTATCCTCCACTAATGGCTGGTGATATTCTACTCTATAACACAGATCTAGTACCTGTCGGTGAAGACCAGAAACAACATATCGAACTGACTCGCGATATTGGTGAGCGATTTAATAAGAAATACAATGATATCTTTACCATTCCAGAGCCACGAATCCCTAAGGATGGTGCAAGGGTAATGTCGTTAGCTGAACCAACAAAGAAAATGAGCAAATCAGATCCAAATACGAAATCTTTTATCACCCTATTAGATACACCAAAGCAAATTGAAAAGAAAATCAAAAGTGCTGTTACAGATTCGGATGGTATTGTTGAGTTTGATAAAGAAAACAAACCAGGCATTTCAAATTTACTATCTATCTATTCAGTCTTAACAAACAAATCCATTCAGGAGCTTGTCCAACAATACGAAGGAAAAGGCTATGGAGAATTTAAATCAGATTTAGCACAAGTTGTTATAGAAGAATTAACTCCAATTCAAGAAAAGTACCATTCAATTATCAATTCTCCAGAACTTGATGAAATATTAGACAAAGGTGCTGAAAAGGCAAATCTAGTTGCTAGTAAAATGGTCAAGAAAATGGAAAAGGCGATGGGTCTTGGACGTAAACGAAAATAA
- a CDS encoding ABC transporter permease, whose protein sequence is MSQTNLTPKTSNDAALIHAVNKKPDTMTKIIFSKFMKNKLAVIGAIFLLFIIGAAVFAPVLAPYSFEEQRLLDKLKPPSKEYLLGSDKFGRDILTRLLYGARVSLLVGFASVFGAITIGTIIGSLAGYFGGMIDSVLMRFVDIVISIPQIFLLITLVTIFQPGVDKLILIFALTSWTTTARLVRGEFLSLRTREFVLASRTIGTRAYKIIFSHILPNAVGPIIVAATLQVGGVILAESALSYLGLGIQPPTPSWGNMLQDAQNFTIMIKAWWYPLFPGLLILFTVLCFNFVGDGLRDALDPKVND, encoded by the coding sequence ATGTCACAAACTAATCTTACACCTAAAACTTCTAACGATGCTGCGTTAATCCATGCGGTTAATAAAAAGCCTGATACAATGACGAAAATTATTTTTTCTAAGTTCATGAAAAATAAATTAGCAGTTATTGGAGCTATCTTTTTATTATTTATCATTGGTGCTGCCGTATTTGCTCCAGTATTAGCACCGTATTCGTTCGAAGAACAAAGATTACTAGATAAATTAAAGCCACCTAGTAAGGAGTACTTACTTGGCTCTGATAAGTTCGGTCGTGATATATTAACTCGTTTACTATATGGTGCGAGAGTATCACTATTAGTAGGATTTGCATCTGTATTTGGTGCAATCACAATTGGTACAATTATTGGGTCATTAGCAGGATATTTTGGTGGAATGATTGATTCAGTATTAATGAGATTTGTAGATATTGTTATTTCAATCCCACAGATTTTCCTTTTAATCACTTTAGTTACAATTTTCCAACCTGGTGTTGATAAATTAATCCTTATCTTTGCTTTAACAAGTTGGACAACAACAGCACGTCTAGTGCGGGGAGAATTCCTTTCTTTAAGAACACGAGAGTTCGTACTGGCATCTAGAACGATCGGAACGAGAGCTTATAAGATAATCTTCTCTCATATACTACCAAATGCAGTTGGTCCAATTATTGTTGCTGCAACGCTACAGGTAGGTGGAGTAATTCTTGCTGAATCGGCTTTAAGTTATCTTGGATTAGGTATTCAACCACCAACTCCAAGCTGGGGGAATATGCTACAGGATGCACAGAACTTTACAATCATGATAAAGGCTTGGTGGTATCCGTTATTCCCGGGATTATTAATTCTATTTACGGTATTATGTTTTAACTTTGTTGGTGATGGTCTACGTGATGCACTTGATCCAAAAGTTAACGATTAG